Proteins co-encoded in one Methanobacterium formicicum genomic window:
- a CDS encoding citryl-CoA lyase encodes MISEEVLKGMFQPRTTPWRTSITKVEPDRLTTQGYPQEELIGNISFPEMIHLLLKGVLPTKNQEKLLQAILVSFCDHGITPPSTQSARLMASAGSPVNACLAGGILAFGENHAGAIEISMKMLQRGISLSRSENLSLDEIAQRLTNEFTENQRKIPGFGHRYHKEDPRAPRLMELGREYGCFREHSQLAMSIQDILHERKGIKMNIDGANAALLSDLGFDWRVGCGIFIVGRIPGLLAHIQEEKTREDPFRKLLDSEDLKPGNDGINSF; translated from the coding sequence ATGATCAGTGAGGAAGTACTAAAGGGGATGTTCCAACCCCGGACCACACCATGGAGAACATCCATTACTAAAGTGGAGCCGGACAGACTCACCACTCAGGGATATCCCCAGGAAGAATTAATAGGGAATATTTCATTTCCAGAAATGATACACCTCCTTTTGAAGGGAGTGCTCCCTACCAAAAACCAGGAAAAATTGTTGCAGGCCATTCTGGTTTCCTTCTGTGACCACGGAATCACCCCTCCCAGCACCCAGTCTGCCCGTTTAATGGCATCAGCCGGATCCCCAGTCAATGCCTGTTTAGCCGGAGGAATCCTGGCTTTTGGAGAAAATCACGCAGGGGCCATAGAAATATCCATGAAAATGCTACAGAGAGGTATTAGTTTATCCCGAAGTGAGAATTTATCCCTTGATGAAATAGCACAAAGATTAACCAATGAATTCACCGAAAATCAGAGGAAAATACCTGGATTCGGCCACCGGTACCATAAAGAGGATCCCCGTGCACCACGATTAATGGAACTGGGCCGTGAATATGGTTGCTTCCGGGAACACAGCCAGCTGGCCATGTCCATTCAGGACATTCTCCATGAAAGAAAAGGAATTAAGATGAACATCGACGGAGCCAATGCAGCATTACTCTCAGACCTAGGATTCGACTGGAGAGTGGGGTGTGGTATATTCATTGTTGGCCGAATTCCTGGACTTTTAGCCCACATTCAGGAAGAAAAAACCCGGGAAGATCCATTTAGAAAACTCCTGGATTCAGAGGATCTAAAACCCGGAAATGACGGGATCAATTCATTTTAA
- a CDS encoding phosphate signaling complex PhoU family protein yields MTNRAKNSTLKAVLEVILYDNPATQDEIADKLGLTRRYVTKLLQPMIKEGVVRRAYILDLKKFDEFSEMFDEEKTSREHAGTFLIKDMLRDMAKHICRQFDMSFEALSQYDAEMAEEALKLDYISNNMHEKIRSSVETVISINPYSEFSKTMIMGEVGYDLERIADHTCHIANFALHESDPISEEMMEILKSMYKTSRKMVNQSMESFLDERLELKDKVMDYEEKIHELQRKALNNIATQMAEDDVMDKDRSNYYLSLSRVVKAFERIGDISIEIIDTSGEFYRNIPRTTTPERFRRMNL; encoded by the coding sequence ATGACTAACCGAGCAAAAAACAGTACTCTCAAGGCAGTTCTGGAGGTAATTTTATACGATAATCCTGCTACCCAGGATGAAATAGCAGATAAACTGGGATTAACCCGGAGGTACGTCACTAAACTGTTGCAACCCATGATCAAGGAGGGTGTGGTTCGCCGGGCTTACATCCTGGATCTCAAGAAATTCGATGAATTTTCCGAAATGTTCGATGAGGAGAAAACTTCCCGGGAACACGCCGGAACCTTTCTCATAAAGGACATGCTCCGGGACATGGCCAAACACATCTGCCGACAGTTTGACATGTCCTTTGAAGCCCTGTCACAGTACGATGCCGAAATGGCTGAAGAAGCCCTGAAATTGGATTACATTTCTAACAACATGCACGAAAAGATTCGTTCCTCGGTGGAAACCGTGATATCCATCAACCCCTACTCCGAGTTCAGTAAAACCATGATCATGGGGGAAGTGGGTTACGATCTGGAGCGCATTGCCGACCATACCTGTCACATTGCCAACTTCGCCCTCCATGAATCTGATCCCATTAGTGAGGAGATGATGGAAATATTAAAATCCATGTACAAGACCTCGCGTAAAATGGTTAACCAGTCCATGGAATCATTTTTAGACGAGCGTCTGGAACTTAAAGATAAGGTGATGGACTACGAGGAAAAGATCCACGAACTCCAGAGAAAGGCCCTAAACAACATCGCCACCCAGATGGCCGAGGATGACGTCATGGATAAGGACCGATCCAACTATTATCTCTCCTTATCCCGTGTGGTTAAGGCTTTTGAACGTATAGGGGATATATCCATCGAGATAATCGACACTTCCGGAGAATTCTACCGTAACATACCCCGTACCACCACCCCGGAGCGCTTCCGCCGGATGAATCTCTGA
- a CDS encoding metallophosphoesterase family protein, which translates to MAKKIIQLSDVHFGDITFSHQLKSNLLNQLEDANPDLLIFAGDITASGFHHEYQEALEFVDELKSLTKTHWVPGNHDARNVGLVHFQNMISPRKFVHTDKNSNFTIIGLDSAEADVSHGQIGRDQMDWLKAELAKIPEDRAKVVTFHHHIIPIPQTGRERNILLDSGDLMHILTENGVDFVLNGHKHVPNVWMLNNMVVLNSGTATTGKLRGNMYASYNELEIKDGEVLVNLVKTETGSKKVMAHYSVEVRDESLLIQSYTHNSIHQV; encoded by the coding sequence ATGGCTAAAAAAATAATTCAATTATCTGATGTGCATTTTGGTGACATTACCTTCTCCCACCAACTTAAATCCAATCTCTTAAATCAACTGGAGGATGCCAATCCGGATCTATTAATATTTGCCGGAGATATCACTGCCAGTGGATTTCACCATGAATACCAGGAGGCCCTGGAATTCGTTGATGAATTAAAGTCATTAACCAAAACACACTGGGTCCCGGGAAACCACGATGCCCGTAACGTGGGACTGGTCCACTTCCAGAACATGATCAGCCCCCGGAAGTTTGTACACACCGATAAAAACTCCAACTTCACCATCATTGGACTGGATTCTGCGGAAGCAGATGTGAGCCACGGACAGATCGGACGCGACCAGATGGACTGGTTGAAAGCAGAACTGGCCAAAATACCAGAGGACCGGGCTAAAGTTGTTACCTTCCACCACCACATTATTCCCATACCCCAAACTGGGAGGGAAAGGAATATTTTACTTGATTCCGGGGATTTAATGCATATTTTAACTGAAAATGGTGTTGATTTCGTGTTAAATGGCCATAAACATGTCCCCAATGTATGGATGCTTAACAACATGGTGGTTTTAAATTCAGGAACGGCCACCACTGGTAAACTGAGGGGTAACATGTATGCCAGTTACAATGAACTGGAAATTAAGGATGGAGAAGTGTTGGTTAATTTGGTTAAGACTGAAACTGGGAGTAAAAAAGTGATGGCGCATTATTCCGTGGAAGTGCGTGATGAATCCCTCTTAATCCAATCTTATACTCACAACTCCATACATCAGGTATGA
- a CDS encoding metallophosphoesterase family protein encodes MRERIIQLSDVHFGEKNFSHELKNNILNQIEGENPDLVIVSGDLTTNGYPHEYEEAAAFIDQLRSLTKTYVIPGNHDARNVGLLHYESMIGNRKFVHMDKDGEYAVIGLDSSEPDINDGQIGIDQMEWLKTQLEKIPEHMGKIVTFHHHLMPIPQTGRERNILLDSGDLMRLLTDNGVDLVLNGHKHVPNVWMVEKMVTLNSGTATTRKLRGQTRPCYNQLSFEDEDFVVNLVDTETGRKKQLANYSVKVENEEYVVCSTLHTSTGK; translated from the coding sequence ATGAGAGAGAGAATAATCCAACTTTCAGATGTTCATTTTGGGGAGAAAAACTTTTCCCACGAACTTAAAAACAATATTTTAAATCAGATTGAAGGTGAAAATCCGGATCTGGTAATAGTTTCCGGTGATCTTACCACCAACGGATATCCCCATGAATATGAGGAGGCAGCAGCCTTCATTGACCAGCTGCGATCCCTGACCAAGACCTACGTGATTCCCGGTAATCATGATGCCCGTAACGTGGGATTACTCCACTACGAGAGCATGATTGGCAACCGGAAATTTGTTCACATGGACAAGGACGGGGAATACGCAGTAATTGGCCTGGACTCATCTGAACCAGATATCAACGATGGACAGATCGGTATAGACCAGATGGAATGGTTGAAAACCCAGCTGGAAAAAATTCCAGAACACATGGGTAAAATAGTAACTTTCCACCATCACCTGATGCCCATCCCCCAGACCGGAAGGGAAAGAAATATACTGTTAGATTCTGGGGATTTAATGAGATTATTAACCGACAACGGTGTTGACCTGGTACTAAATGGCCATAAACATGTTCCCAATGTGTGGATGGTTGAAAAGATGGTCACCCTCAACTCGGGAACTGCCACCACCCGCAAGCTAAGGGGTCAAACCAGACCCTGCTACAACCAGCTATCCTTTGAAGATGAGGATTTCGTGGTGAACCTGGTGGACACGGAAACTGGCCGTAAAAAACAGCTGGCAAACTATTCAGTTAAGGTTGAAAATGAGGAGTACGTGGTCTGTTCCACCCTCCACACTTCCACGGGTAAATAG
- a CDS encoding 4Fe-4S binding protein, with protein sequence MIISAEECGYCGACVAVCPHGTLELEGMRIIQGECKNCTKCLIVCPVGAIKEGNHEV encoded by the coding sequence ATGATTATCTCTGCAGAAGAATGTGGATATTGCGGAGCATGCGTAGCAGTCTGTCCCCACGGTACTCTGGAACTAGAGGGAATGAGGATCATTCAGGGGGAATGTAAAAACTGCACTAAATGCCTAATAGTATGCCCAGTGGGAGCAATTAAAGAGGGAAACCATGAAGTATGA
- a CDS encoding NAD(P)/FAD-dependent oxidoreductase: MKYDVVVVGARIGGSTASLFASKKGLDVLMIEKNQEIGTPVQCAEATSSSTFQTLEMEPSPKYVCSEIKGADVYAPDGTHGHLEGGYAEGFILERKIFDKHLAIESAKVGTDIMVKTRVKDLIRRDSKVCGVVATHMGHTLEIEADVVIAADGIESQVARKAGLKTQQTPSTLCSCAQYEMVGVDYDPHYLQFYFGREIAPGGYVWVFPKGDGVANVGVGVRSDTKTAYSFLRKFTANMDATPVELNIGGVPVQGPVDKTYTDGLMVVGDAAGQVEPFTGGGIHVTAHCARIAGEVAVEAIEKDDTSRGFLKNYQKLWKKEVGKDLKESLKYRKIMDQLSDEEMNILAKFLKDQDLESISKMSMLGFVREYPQFLKLLKEIL; the protein is encoded by the coding sequence ATGAAGTATGATGTGGTGGTAGTGGGGGCACGTATCGGGGGATCCACGGCCTCGTTGTTTGCATCTAAAAAGGGTTTGGATGTGTTAATGATTGAAAAAAATCAGGAAATTGGAACTCCAGTGCAGTGTGCTGAAGCCACCAGTTCCAGTACATTTCAAACCCTGGAAATGGAACCTTCCCCTAAATATGTTTGTTCAGAAATCAAAGGAGCAGATGTGTATGCCCCGGACGGTACCCACGGTCATCTGGAAGGGGGATATGCTGAAGGATTTATTTTAGAGAGAAAAATATTCGACAAGCACTTGGCCATTGAATCAGCCAAGGTCGGGACAGACATCATGGTCAAGACCAGGGTTAAGGATCTCATACGCCGGGACAGTAAGGTCTGCGGAGTAGTTGCCACCCATATGGGTCATACCCTGGAAATTGAAGCGGATGTGGTCATTGCCGCCGATGGAATAGAATCCCAGGTAGCCAGAAAGGCCGGACTTAAAACTCAGCAGACCCCCAGTACTCTATGTTCCTGTGCACAGTACGAAATGGTGGGTGTAGACTACGATCCCCACTATCTTCAATTCTATTTTGGGAGAGAAATAGCCCCGGGAGGCTATGTATGGGTCTTTCCCAAGGGTGACGGTGTGGCCAATGTAGGGGTGGGTGTCCGGAGTGATACAAAAACTGCCTACAGCTTTCTCAGAAAATTTACGGCCAATATGGATGCCACTCCAGTGGAACTCAACATAGGTGGAGTTCCAGTTCAAGGCCCTGTGGATAAAACCTATACAGATGGTCTGATGGTAGTTGGGGATGCTGCTGGCCAGGTAGAGCCTTTTACAGGGGGAGGAATCCATGTGACTGCTCACTGTGCCCGTATTGCTGGTGAAGTGGCGGTAGAAGCCATTGAAAAGGACGACACTTCCCGTGGTTTCCTGAAAAACTATCAAAAACTCTGGAAGAAGGAAGTGGGGAAGGATCTTAAAGAATCACTCAAGTATCGGAAGATAATGGATCAACTGAGTGATGAGGAAATGAATATCCTGGCCAAATTCTTGAAGGACCAGGACCTGGAATCAATTTCCAAAATGTCCATGCTTGGTTTTGTACGGGAATACCCTCAATTTTTAAAACTTTTAAAGGAGATACTATAG
- a CDS encoding HEAT repeat domain-containing protein: MDSEVNIEYLEEEKDVEGLVKALKDQDYLTRKEAARALKKVGDERAVLPLIEALRYKTWHSDYIVLSAVRENSAEALGKIGDPRAIPSLVDSMEGDPDEEVRLKAAWALGEIGDPLAVDALISALEDNNWSVRRTAANSLGIIGDNSAVPYLINALEDSDWHVRKYAAVALGKMRDERAIPVLLEALDDEDADVRWKSMLALGKLGDSAVPALIKTLKNKNWRMRAKAVEVLGKIGGEDALFALIEVLSKPIDKNRHVRGKTAEALGRIGDAQGLEVLRNAQRDEYKYVRDQADIAIQKILKPKKEVRILNYDNGEVSLDYSEHWEMVSTSDAKKVLRGLYANNSITLSLNRNTDVGEITSREFAEMLKDVFRIQGSEVMDERGFEKYDMEIYEIYGENHEVTPTSILIVSFKKANLLYYLWFVGDPVAFQEANEDIQLMVDSFYIYG, encoded by the coding sequence ATGGATTCTGAAGTGAATATTGAATATCTGGAAGAAGAGAAAGATGTGGAGGGTTTGGTAAAAGCCCTTAAAGATCAGGATTATCTCACCCGGAAAGAGGCAGCCCGTGCTTTGAAAAAGGTAGGGGATGAAAGGGCTGTGCTCCCTCTTATTGAAGCTCTGCGCTATAAAACCTGGCATTCAGACTACATCGTCCTGAGTGCAGTCCGGGAAAATTCAGCAGAAGCCCTGGGAAAAATAGGTGACCCTCGTGCAATTCCTTCCCTCGTTGATTCCATGGAAGGAGATCCGGATGAGGAGGTCCGGTTAAAGGCAGCCTGGGCTCTGGGAGAGATAGGGGACCCTTTAGCAGTTGATGCCTTGATTTCTGCACTGGAAGATAACAATTGGAGTGTCAGGAGGACTGCTGCCAATTCTCTGGGGATAATTGGAGATAACAGTGCCGTACCTTACCTTATTAATGCCCTGGAAGATAGTGACTGGCATGTGAGAAAATACGCTGCAGTGGCTTTGGGAAAAATGAGAGATGAACGGGCCATTCCTGTTCTTCTGGAAGCATTGGATGATGAGGATGCCGATGTGCGGTGGAAGTCCATGCTGGCCCTGGGAAAACTAGGGGATAGCGCCGTGCCCGCCCTTATAAAAACACTTAAAAACAAAAATTGGAGAATGAGAGCCAAGGCTGTGGAAGTCCTGGGGAAAATTGGGGGTGAAGATGCTCTCTTTGCATTAATAGAAGTTCTTTCAAAACCCATTGATAAAAATCGCCATGTGCGGGGTAAAACTGCCGAAGCACTGGGAAGAATCGGCGATGCCCAGGGATTAGAAGTTCTAAGGAATGCTCAAAGGGATGAATACAAATATGTCCGGGACCAGGCGGATATAGCCATCCAGAAAATTCTCAAACCCAAAAAAGAAGTTCGAATTTTAAATTATGATAATGGAGAAGTATCCTTAGATTACTCTGAGCACTGGGAAATGGTAAGTACCTCGGATGCCAAGAAGGTGCTCCGTGGTCTGTACGCCAACAACTCCATAACTTTATCTCTTAACCGTAACACTGATGTAGGGGAAATAACATCCCGTGAATTTGCAGAAATGCTCAAGGATGTGTTCCGTATTCAGGGCAGTGAAGTAATGGATGAACGGGGCTTTGAAAAGTATGATATGGAGATATATGAGATATACGGTGAGAACCACGAGGTAACCCCCACCAGTATACTGATTGTTTCCTTTAAAAAGGCAAATTTACTGTACTACCTGTGGTTTGTGGGAGATCCCGTCGCTTTCCAGGAAGCTAACGAGGATATACAACTAATGGTGGACAGTTTCTACATATACGGTTAA
- a CDS encoding MGMT family protein produces the protein MKGHSDNNPPETVWISIYPADNLFFAVGVSPRNQKIVKIFLPQTSREKIQEQVTLEFPHFQLTEKYQPLLKKIVKIYKGDCLDFDRDMLDLSTEKSKNKAGPVPNDFDLKVLGIVAEIPRGEVRTYKEVAESLGGRAWRAVGSAMARNPFPLVIPCHRVVRSDLNLGNYGGGVEMKRELLKKEGVKIKGLRVVRP, from the coding sequence ATGAAAGGACACTCTGATAACAACCCCCCGGAAACGGTTTGGATATCGATTTATCCTGCTGATAATCTCTTTTTTGCAGTGGGAGTTTCCCCCCGGAACCAGAAAATAGTGAAAATATTTCTACCCCAGACCAGCCGGGAGAAGATCCAGGAACAGGTTACCCTGGAATTTCCCCACTTCCAGTTAACTGAAAAATACCAACCCTTACTTAAAAAGATAGTTAAAATATATAAGGGAGATTGCCTGGATTTTGACCGAGATATGCTGGATTTGTCCACTGAAAAATCAAAAAATAAGGCAGGACCCGTTCCCAATGACTTTGATCTTAAGGTGCTGGGAATTGTTGCAGAAATTCCCCGGGGAGAAGTTAGAACCTACAAAGAGGTGGCAGAGTCCCTGGGTGGCCGGGCCTGGAGGGCAGTGGGGAGTGCAATGGCACGAAATCCTTTCCCCCTGGTTATACCCTGCCATAGAGTGGTTAGGTCTGATTTGAATCTGGGTAACTACGGTGGGGGAGTGGAAATGAAGAGGGAACTGTTAAAAAAAGAGGGTGTGAAGATAAAAGGTCTTCGTGTAGTAAGACCCTGA
- a CDS encoding 4Fe-4S dicluster domain-containing protein — protein sequence MKTLMVIDPRRCSECQDCINACQNTHGVARAKKSSTVPVFCLQCHPDKAPCARICPTGAIYEEDGTLIVDEDSCIMCRLCMIACPVGMLVIDGEKKAVQKCTLCLDAEDQILPACVEACKDNVLKIFSVEDLDELKKDLSYTEVLNEAMKAYQNKL from the coding sequence ATGAAGACACTGATGGTAATTGATCCCCGTCGCTGCAGTGAGTGCCAGGACTGTATCAATGCCTGCCAAAACACCCATGGAGTAGCCAGAGCCAAGAAAAGCAGCACAGTACCCGTATTTTGTCTGCAATGTCATCCGGACAAGGCTCCCTGTGCCCGAATATGCCCCACCGGTGCCATCTATGAAGAAGATGGCACTTTAATCGTGGATGAGGACTCCTGTATCATGTGCCGCCTGTGCATGATCGCCTGTCCCGTGGGCATGCTGGTTATAGATGGAGAGAAAAAGGCAGTGCAGAAGTGCACCCTGTGCCTGGATGCTGAAGATCAGATTCTACCGGCCTGTGTAGAGGCCTGTAAGGATAACGTACTCAAGATATTCTCGGTGGAAGACCTGGATGAACTTAAAAAGGATCTCTCCTACACCGAAGTACTTAACGAGGCCATGAAAGCCTACCAGAACAAGCTTTAA
- the acsC gene encoding acetyl-CoA decarbonylase/synthase complex subunit gamma yields the protein MQVTAMDIYRLLPQTNCEDCEEAACGEASCMAFATKLSEKEAQLELCTELSSEAFDKLEALLAPAVREITIGTGDKTITIGGDEVLYRYELTYYNPTSLIIDISDNISDAEFTERVNTIEETEFERIGEMLTLDAIALRNASGNAEKFAEAALKLKKSKLPLVLCSFDPEAMKAALEKVGDERPLIYAVNESNLEEMAALALEYNCPLAIFSPNDLEKMKQLSRALRNKGIEDIILDPGTFVQEGIGDTLDNFVMIRRLAVEERDEDFRFPLMGIPALTWIYEKDEVQGGIREATIAATLMNKYADLLIFHGTNIWELIPVLTLRQGIYTDPRKPQAVDPGLYEFGELDKNSPVLMTTNFALTFYTVEGDIKGKANAYLLVLDTEGRAVDVSLAGGQLNAEAVADLIKETGIEDKVDTRTLIIPGLSAPVSGEIEDESGWEVLVGPRDSSGVPGFLEELKGKS from the coding sequence ATGCAAGTCACGGCAATGGATATATACAGATTGCTTCCTCAGACTAACTGTGAAGATTGTGAAGAAGCTGCCTGTGGAGAGGCCTCCTGCATGGCCTTTGCCACTAAACTCTCGGAAAAAGAAGCCCAACTGGAACTATGCACCGAATTATCATCCGAGGCTTTCGACAAACTGGAAGCCCTGCTGGCACCAGCAGTAAGGGAGATAACCATAGGAACCGGTGATAAAACCATCACCATTGGTGGAGATGAAGTACTGTACCGCTACGAGTTAACCTACTACAACCCCACCTCCTTGATCATTGACATTTCCGACAACATCAGTGATGCTGAGTTCACAGAAAGGGTAAATACAATAGAGGAAACAGAATTTGAAAGGATCGGTGAAATGCTCACCCTTGATGCTATCGCCCTGAGAAATGCATCCGGAAATGCTGAAAAATTCGCCGAAGCTGCTTTGAAACTTAAAAAATCCAAATTACCCCTGGTGTTGTGTTCATTTGACCCCGAAGCCATGAAAGCCGCTTTGGAAAAGGTAGGAGATGAAAGACCTTTAATATACGCGGTAAATGAATCTAATCTGGAAGAAATGGCAGCTCTGGCCCTGGAATACAACTGTCCGCTAGCCATATTCTCCCCTAACGACCTGGAAAAGATGAAACAGTTAAGCCGGGCCCTTCGCAATAAGGGAATAGAAGATATAATACTGGACCCCGGTACATTTGTTCAGGAAGGAATTGGTGACACTCTGGATAACTTCGTCATGATCCGTCGACTGGCAGTGGAGGAAAGGGATGAAGACTTCCGTTTCCCCTTAATGGGAATACCCGCCCTGACCTGGATATACGAGAAGGATGAAGTTCAGGGAGGTATCCGCGAGGCAACCATTGCCGCCACCCTCATGAACAAATACGCGGACCTACTCATATTCCACGGAACCAACATATGGGAATTAATACCCGTCCTCACCCTGAGACAGGGTATATACACTGACCCAAGGAAGCCACAGGCAGTGGATCCTGGATTATATGAGTTCGGTGAATTGGATAAAAACTCCCCGGTCCTCATGACCACCAACTTCGCCCTCACATTCTACACCGTGGAAGGAGATATCAAAGGCAAAGCCAACGCTTACCTACTGGTACTGGACACTGAAGGAAGGGCAGTGGATGTTTCCCTGGCAGGTGGCCAGTTAAATGCAGAAGCAGTGGCTGACCTTATTAAAGAAACCGGTATCGAGGACAAGGTGGATACCCGCACCCTCATCATACCAGGGTTATCCGCTCCAGTAAGTGGAGAAATTGAGGATGAAAGTGGCTGGGAAGTACTGGTTGGTCCCCGAGACTCTTCCGGTGTCCCCGGATTCCTGGAAGAACTTAAAGGAAAATCCTAA
- the cdhD gene encoding CO dehydrogenase/acetyl-CoA synthase subunit delta, with the protein MDKMSQLLKLLEKTDYIEINEFRMDFEELELQLMPAMQRVVQQAATKQAAVQETIKMMEAVDFVPPIKDYPGEVAQVQLGAGTRKPVYLGGQQALYRFEEPQPNPPVVTFDVFDIPMPGLPRPIREHFSDVMDHPGDWAKKAVKDFGANMVTIHLIGTGPKVMDKTPRQAAEDIEEVLQAVDVPLVIGASGDPQKDPIILEAAAAAAEDERCLLASANLDLDYKRVAKAAVDYNHAVLSWAITDINMQKTLNKYLMKEGLTQKDIVMDPTTCALGYGIEFSIDVITRTRLAALKGDQDLQMPMSSGTTNAWGSREAWMKNDAWGPTDYRGPIWEIFTGLTMMLCGVDIFMMLHPLSVQILSEIGSTFTKDYLTSDVPDISNWIAELE; encoded by the coding sequence ATGGATAAAATGTCGCAACTTCTTAAGCTACTGGAAAAAACAGACTATATAGAAATCAATGAATTTAGAATGGACTTTGAGGAACTGGAACTGCAACTGATGCCAGCCATGCAGAGAGTAGTGCAGCAGGCAGCAACCAAACAGGCCGCAGTTCAGGAAACCATCAAGATGATGGAGGCCGTTGATTTTGTTCCTCCAATTAAAGATTACCCTGGTGAAGTAGCCCAGGTGCAACTGGGTGCCGGAACCAGAAAACCAGTATATCTGGGAGGTCAACAGGCACTTTACCGCTTCGAAGAACCACAACCCAATCCTCCAGTGGTAACCTTTGATGTCTTTGACATCCCCATGCCCGGACTACCCCGTCCCATAAGGGAACACTTCTCCGATGTAATGGACCACCCCGGGGACTGGGCCAAGAAGGCAGTGAAGGACTTCGGAGCCAACATGGTCACCATACACCTCATTGGAACCGGGCCTAAAGTCATGGATAAAACCCCACGACAGGCTGCCGAAGACATAGAAGAAGTCCTACAGGCAGTGGACGTACCACTGGTTATAGGGGCATCGGGAGACCCTCAGAAAGACCCCATAATACTGGAAGCTGCTGCAGCAGCCGCAGAGGACGAACGGTGTTTACTGGCTTCCGCCAACCTGGACCTGGACTACAAAAGGGTGGCTAAGGCAGCAGTGGATTACAACCACGCCGTCTTAAGCTGGGCCATCACCGACATAAACATGCAAAAAACCCTCAACAAGTATCTCATGAAAGAGGGCTTAACACAAAAGGACATTGTTATGGACCCCACCACCTGTGCCTTGGGTTACGGTATAGAATTCTCCATCGACGTCATCACCCGAACCAGACTGGCCGCACTCAAGGGAGACCAGGACCTGCAGATGCCCATGAGTTCTGGAACCACCAATGCCTGGGGATCCAGGGAAGCCTGGATGAAAAACGATGCCTGGGGCCCCACTGATTATCGGGGACCAATCTGGGAGATATTCACCGGGTTAACCATGATGCTCTGCGGAGTGGACATCTTCATGATGCTGCACCCCCTGTCAGTGCAGATCTTAAGCGAAATTGGCTCCACCTTTACCAAGGATTATCTCACCAGTGATGTGCCTGACATATCCAACTGGATAGCGGAGCTGGAATAA
- a CDS encoding AAA family ATPase, producing MIIAVSGKGGTGKTLVSSLLIKSLTSTRKDILAIDADPDSNLPEALGVDVHKTVGDVREELKEDTAKGRIPTGMNKWDILDYKIMESIIETPSFDLLVMGRPEGSGCYCAVNNMLRRIIENLSSNYDVIIIDTEAGLEHLSRRTTQNVDVMLVVTDKSKRGMLTAQRIGQLADELEIKFQELYLVVNRVNPENEEQILKKARETGLDIAGVIFEDEEVTQYDIEGRPLVELPDESNTVKTVSGILSRIRK from the coding sequence GTGATCATAGCAGTAAGTGGAAAAGGTGGAACCGGGAAAACCCTGGTATCATCTCTCCTGATAAAATCCCTGACCAGCACTAGAAAGGATATCCTGGCTATTGATGCCGACCCCGACAGCAACTTACCCGAAGCATTGGGTGTGGATGTCCATAAAACCGTGGGAGATGTCAGGGAAGAATTAAAAGAAGACACAGCCAAGGGCAGGATACCAACAGGAATGAACAAGTGGGATATCCTGGACTACAAAATAATGGAGTCCATCATTGAAACCCCCAGCTTCGATCTCCTGGTCATGGGCCGACCCGAAGGCAGTGGATGTTACTGTGCAGTTAACAACATGCTCCGCAGAATAATCGAAAACCTATCATCCAATTATGATGTGATCATCATTGACACCGAGGCTGGCCTGGAACACCTGAGCCGCCGAACCACTCAGAACGTGGACGTGATGTTGGTGGTCACTGATAAATCAAAAAGAGGAATGCTCACTGCACAACGAATTGGCCAACTGGCTGATGAACTGGAAATAAAATTCCAGGAGTTGTACCTGGTGGTAAACAGGGTGAATCCTGAAAATGAGGAACAAATCCTGAAAAAGGCCAGGGAAACTGGTTTGGACATAGCAGGGGTAATCTTTGAGGATGAAGAGGTAACCCAGTATGATATTGAGGGAAGACCCCTGGTGGAACTTCCTGATGAATCAAATACTGTTAAAACAGTATCCGGGATATTATCCCGCATTAGAAAGTAA